CTGAGAGAAAATAAACAGTGTTAAAAACAACGCATTATGTTAATGTTTTGTCAAAAGATTTTCATTCAGACACCTCTTACGCTTACTCTGTACTGTTATTTATATGGAAAAATACAAACTCACAGATTGAAGATAAAGATTGTTTCTCATTCTAAAACACTTATCATAATATCGCAACAACTTGATGAAGACTGTATTTAGCATAACATGAACTGTAAAACGTAACCGTGTTATGACTTCGGTAAGCTCATTTgaaagtttgtaaaaaaaaagaaagacttAAATACCGAAATACTTTCCATCCAAAAATTGCGAAAAAACCACCCGTTCTCCGCCCATTTCGTCCACTTTCTTTAAAAACTCTGTGAAACTCACATGAGCTTTAATTCGTCCGTTTGCGTCTGTTTCCAAAGGTTCCGCAGGGCGGTTAAACAACTTAGTCCTATCTTGAACGGGTTCCATATCGGTATTTGCGGATGATTCCTGATTCTCTTTGTTTGAGTTGCTGGTAACACTAACTGATTTAATCGACTCGCTCGTTTTTGGGATCAACAGTGGAGCTTCCTTATCTGTTCTCGGCCGAAAAAATTCCCTTTGCTGCTGATCGGTAAAACCGCGGAACAATTGTGCGCCTGTATCATCGTTACGCGGGGAGTAATTGTTCGTTTTCGAGTTTCCAGGCAAGGGTGTTTGTTGCTGCGGGTAGTATGCAGCCATAGATGGATTATTGTCAGCCTCTCCGTGAAAGTCTTGATTGTTTGTGACGGTCACAGTTAATGGTGACTGCATACGAATTTGAGAGTGTTGTTGTTGTATGGGTGAAGATGGGCTACCTCCCGCTGTTTGACGGTTAACATTGTCGTGTGGAATGCTTGGTAAAAACGCTCGTTGCACTGGCGGTTGTGGAATTATTAGAGGTGTCAATACAGCTGCCTTCTTAGCTTTAATACCAACGgagctaaaattttaaaacgtttatataagaaaaaacaatccgaCCTTTAACAGATAGGGTTTTACATAGGTACCAATTATTGGGTGACAAAGTTATACTGTATCCACGGTAAGTTTTCGCGTACTGTCGAAGACGTTGAGTTTCAAAACACTCACACAAAAAATTGACGCGATCCACGCCAATTtggattttttcatttttccacaCACTAAAATATCGAGTAGATAACGAATGCGCTTTAGGCTCGATAATTAAAAGTACTTAAGACAAAAAGTGTCAGCAACTTCGTTTCCATATCTCTGTAAAAATGCTTAATTAGTCCACGTGGCATGCAAACATTCGTTCTCACTTATGCCGATGCGAAAAGTAAGAAAGCCTCGTGTTCAAGAACTTACGTGAACGGTACGATAGGCTTGCCAAGTTCAGCACTAAACAGTCGAACCAACAACGTCATGTCCTCTCGCTTGATACAAGTTTTATGCTGTGATTTTAAGTATTGTTCTGAATGCAAGAGACAAATTTGATCGACAACCGACTGTGCCACACCTTTAATTGTTGTCTGTTTCATAATACTTTCTCCAACCATAAACGCAATGTTGTTGTTAACCTGAAAAAAGATTAAAACTCGTCCACAAGATTTAAACTGGTGAGCACAATCCTTACGATCTGATCCATCCATCTCGACTATGCTTGCTCTTAAATAATCAAGTTTGATTTCTCGAGCAGTGAAAATTAACACTTTTTGTTTTAATGGAATGAATAAGACATTTTATGTAATCGAATTTGAATGAAATTGCTTGGGCTGgaatattttctattttctacAGGTTaccaaaaaagtaacaaaaatacCTGCTCAGGAGGAGTTCCCGTAGCTTCCTGGTAAGCTTTATATACACCCTCCGACATCATGAACAAAAATTGCATCGAAGCATCAATTTGCTCTCCACCGTGTACGGAAGGTGTGGACAGAATTGGCTCTTCTTTAGCGGAACTATAGAAAAGACGTGTCTCTTACATTATACAATACTTTTGCTATTGTTGATCATTTGTTTTTCTGATTATGCTACTTTAACTTTTACACCAGAGTATGTACAAAGTCAAGGTACGAGGTAAATCCCCATAGcaaattagtttaaaaaattccaaaaaatccTCGTGAGATTCGACAGGTTAAAACCTAAAACACATTCTACTCGGGTTCGGGTTACAATCCCATTAGGACCATCTTTCAAATACGAAAAACGAAGTCATAGCATTATGCACGTCATAACGCTGTGCCTTACAGTGTTTGACGTAATACCTTAACTCAGCGATGTTTTTGTAGCCTCCTTTTAGAGCCCAATCTCCTAAACTTCGAGTAACAGTCAGCAAACCAGAAACTTGCAGTTTTTCGATATCCAATCCAAGTGAGTCCAATCGACGTAACTCGGAGTTGGATGATATAGTGTGGTCTGTACTtaactgaaagaaaaaaagattacaGAATAGGTTTTATCGttaaaaaagtgaaaagaaaacatgtttaaaTCAAGTGGATATTGTTGACAAGTTAAAATAGGAACTTATTTTAATCTTAGTTGTAAAAGTATTTCATTGCTATTTTTATTCGTTTAAAAAGTCAAATAAGTTGCCAAGTTACCTATTAAAACCACATTCCCATAAGTTTAACATTCGGCCAAATTAAACTCCTACCTACACTTGCctttaataaatttaataaaacaaaacacaattttacaattttttaaattgatatttAATCAACAAATTACCTGCACTACACCCTGCTCTCCACTGTTTTCGTCGAGACGACACAACACAGCTCTCGCGTCGCCAACATTTGCAACATACAGTCGTGATTTATGTATTAATGCGATGACTGCGGAGCATCCTCCCGATATTTGTACATCAAGTTCTTGGAGTCGTTGAAATAATGTGGGGAATCGCCGGAATGCTTCACCTTGATTCATACGCTATAAATAAAGTACGATAAACATGACACTATgaaaacagttctttttttaTACCAACTGAATAAACAATATTAAAATGgcgcaacaaaaacaacaacaacaacaaagacaacaataaacaaaattaacactatataacaacaacaataaacaacaacaaatttgaACCTTCTATACATTACCTCAGGCATTTGTTCTTCCAAATTCATTTTTTCCATAAGGGCGTCATTTATAAGATCATCCACGAAACCCTTTGCAACACCTTCAAACGCCTCTTGCAGCTTGGCACATACTTCCCGATCTGCGTAATCATCTGTGAAATCATAACAAACGGTATTTCATGCTGTATGCAAGTTAAATTAAGGTAAACCtagtaaagtcattttttaaacgtGAAAACAAACCTATAATGTATGAGCGTTACAAATTCATGtaatttcaaataatttaaCTCTATACAATGCtattaaattttataaccaCTTAATCATAAAAAATACTGTACGAATTATTGCAAACCTTTCAGTTGTCCTAGTAAAAGCTCGGCCGGTAATTTTTGTACTGCAAACTCAGCAACCTTGAATCCACCGTGTCCGTCAATAATCCCATACAAATAGCAGTCGTCAGGACATTGGAAATGAAAGCTACGATCTTCGTAATCAGATACTTCTCCACGGTCGCCACCAGCTCGGTATAAATGATTGGTTTGATACCCAACACCACTTTGCTTACAAACTGGAAGATCATCAGTCCAATTGTACAATGCTCCAACCAGCTATATGTGCAAaggattttgtttttcattacaCCATACAAGTaaacatcataaaaaattataagatGTACTTAGTGTACGAAAAAACAACTAAATACTTTTTCTGTCACATTGTAGAACAAATTTTCGTTAACAAGTACATAAATACTTTTATAATGTTGTCTTTAGaaggaaaaatgaaaaaaaaatgctttatgCAGAAGAAGTGTAATTTACCATAACATAAATTAAATTGTACGGTTTTTGGCTACTGTGAAAATTTCTCAAAAGACTAAGCTAGCTAGGTaaccagctagctagcttagtTTTTTGAGAAATTTTGATGAGTATAATCTTTGTGAATTTAAGTAACCAGCTAGCTGCAGAAGATAATTCCGAAAATTTTGTGGTGATTTTGGTGCAGAAAAGTTTGTTCCTTTAAAGTAGTTGCTAAACATTTGTAAAACTTAGtcacaaaaatcttttcacttttcacggtcaaaattttattttgctttcattAAACAAGAAATGCAAgtatctgatttaaagttaaattagctaaaagatagatagatagatgtgcatattttacatggctagcctcacaaatatcgagtcTATTATTTCCAAGAGGGGCCATaacttagatggagagtcctagagtatttaatgctcattttgagcgacgcagacccaattagctctactagacaactccccgcaacatccaacggcccacacagtgtgccatcttcccaatttccctcacatggcttgggttaacctggggctatggtaacattcactcgcccatgttgaatcgccgtcaagaggaatcgaaccccggtctcccgcacagagtacgagagctataaccacctAAAAATGCACAATGTCAGGTTAAAATTaggaaaacaaagattttataAGAAATTTACCCTCTATTCATGAGTGCACATAAATgtacatcaaaattaaaatcttcAAAAAGAAATCTTAAGGTATTTGTAACATtagtattaaacaaaaaagaagttgTTTCCCAAATACATTATTTTTCCTTGATTCAAGTCCCCTATTAAAATTCCAACCATTTGGCCAATGAGTAACATAGTGCAATGTCAAAATACTTTGTTGTTTGCCGTTTGTTGCAAGAGCTCTTATTAAGGATAAATTTGGTTGCAAGTAATGTAAGTAATGTATCAGTTGGTTGAGTTTACTTCAGATAAAAGCTAGGATTTCATATGAATGTGTTTTGAACTAATCCAaaagaagtcaataaaatgtgaaCAATTCACAATCTAATCTATTCAAGAATAATATCAAGaagaatatataataaattttttagctATCATCTTTATAATACTTCATATAATAACTATATCAAGTTTAAGTGAATGGTGTATGGAAACCTTCCTCAACTAAAACAACAAAGCTTACGTTCACTGCATGTTAAAACTAGGtggttaaaaaactttaaagcaTGAAATTTTGTATGCATGTAGTTTAGCTATTAATTGTACATATGATACAGCATAAATTAATTAGTTTTGTTCAGGTGTGCATGACTGGGCTGATTGTTAAGATTAGGGGGTGGTAATTCATGTTTGCTTCTGACAGGCTTTAGAAATTCTACTCGTCCAAAATAACAACTTAAAAAGGAGTAGCAAACCTGGGAATGGTTCTTCATCGACATATTTGAGCTAGATATAAAATTCAATAGTTAGAAACAACGACACAACAAACATTTCCTCATCTTGCGTTTGCAGTTTTTGTTTTTCCCCAATGTTTTGCGAGTTTGCTTTATGACCAAAAGTTCATCTGATGCAAAATCGTCATTTCAGTTTTTCATGCGAAGCCTGGGGTGCGCAAGGCTTTCACATGTCTGGTACACAAGTGGATTTCCACTCAAAAGCAAAACTGATCGGAAGTGAACattaaaaatacttaaatttaattgataatctgctgatcatttttttattttgttttgtttttattgttgccCACCTGTCCGCAGAAAAGTCGGAATCATTGCAACTGTTAGTTTGGATTGGGGGAGATCCACCTTATTGCAGACCAATCCGTGCAAGCACAAGAGACATGCTTTTTCGGTTTAAAGTGTTCCAAAAACGGATTGCTTTTGACCTGATTCGGTCCAATCCAATCCGTTCCAGATGAGGGGAAACGAAATGTTTGGCGAAGTTGTGAAAGTCACTTCGGCTGGCATTACTATGTTCGGCAATTGTCTAACCTTACTCTATCTGTTCTTGTCACGTATTCTAGTAACGTGAATTCTTTAACGGTTCTTTTAAATGGAAATGGACATCTTCCCACGCGTGTTTGTTTGATTTATTCTTTCATCACACGGCCATTCTCTTAGGGATGGTAAGGCGTAAGTTTTTGTTTCTAAGCATTGCATAATTTTCACACAAGTTAGACAAGTCAATAACCAATAAATACTCATGACGTCCACTTAAAGCGTTCGAATGTAGAAGGTTAATGCTGATTAGGTCTACAGGAGCTGCTAAATCGAACGATTTTATAGGGATATAATGGTCAAATATTGGTCTTTGTTGTTGAACACAAGCTCGCACTTAAGGTAAAGTACCTATCACTTTTCAATTCCGAAGAAATTCTTTCATTTGCTAGTTCAACGACACGATCTCCAACTAGATGATCCACGTTCACGTCTGATGTGTTACATACCAGGGTTCAAAGTTTCAAAGACAAAACTAACTGCCCGGATTCGCTTGGATAAACACGGTAAAGAACACTTGTCTCTACAACGAGATTCTTCCATTTTCTAAGTAATGGTTTTACATATACAGCTTCTCTTTTATTACCTTTACTTGAAAGATCTAGTTGTGATTACTTTAGCGTAGTTATTCTACTAATTCAGGTGTTGTTCTTTTGTGCCCCAACAATATGTGATATTTTCCTCAAGTCATCAAAGTGTGTGGTAACAGCATTGATCAATATAGTCAATAAAGTTTCACTATATTCTTGCTGGTTTAGTCGAAGTTTGCCATCTTGCATCTGGTGCAAGGCACGACCCAAATTTTATCTCTGATTTTCTTTTATCAGGTTTGAAAAAGTTTGTAAAGGATCAGAGAAAATATTAAGCCTAGTAGACTCCGAAACTGTCTTAGTTGTCCTCTCAACTCTTGCTGTCACACTGACTAAGTACTTAGGGTGAATTGTGTAACCGTCACCTGAAGTTAATCTTCCCAAATAAGAAAGTTTCTTCTAAACAgttcacatttttttcttttagaccTTACATCATACTTATGCAATCGTTGAAAtgccatttaaaaaaatgagataTGGCTttcaaaatcagaaaaatacgCCATCCAGTTACGATATCACCCAAAACATTTCTCTGTGAAACGCTATAAGTAAGCTAGTGCGTTCTTTAAACTAAATGGAATACACTCCCACTCTAATAAACTTCATGAAGTAACAAAAACTGTGTACTAACCCTaacgaaaaaaaacaaatactacAAACGTTGTATCCTTAGATTAATTATAGCATCAAAGGTATTTAACAGGTGTAATTTCGTAAAATATATAAGATCAGTTTTTTTTCTACGCTACGGTTTCTTCATTTCTGATGATTCGGTTGATGAAAGGTTTTTTCCTTGGTTTAACCACTTCACTACAGATCTCGATTTCTAACTATTCTGATGTACATGATTGGCGGCTGTTTTCTTTTATCCTTTAGTATTTTACCACATCGCTATCATCTTCGTCTTTGTCTTGTTCAATTATAAAGTTTATATCATCACATTCTTTGTCTtctgaatatattttttgtgattCGTAATCATATGAATATAATGATGTAACGAAGttcttcattttttgatgtgtaaTGAAACTTGTACTTTTAAACGTTAACATTAGAGGAATTTCTaacccccccctcccccccctgATAGATGGGTGAGAAAGAAATCTATTGAATCTATTCTATCAAATGTATTGTCAAAAATGATTTGGGATGTTCAGAATGTTCCCATCAGCAAAACGCAAGGGAACAACAGGAAAGGTTAAAGCATCACCTCAGTTTCTCGCTAAAGAGAAATTTACGTTTCAGCGAGCGATATCAGCTGCCATCTTGGAACATGACATCCCAACATCACTGGTTATAGATCTAGATTAAACACCGCTGAGCTATGTTCCTCCAGGAAATTACACCtttagttttaaaagtgaaaagaatGTTCCCATCAAAGGAGTCGATGATAAAATGAAGATAACAGTAACTTATGTCAACAACGCAGCTTTTCTAAATTACTAAAATATCGAAACATTCTTCGtgatttttaacattaaatCATGAGATCGTTGACGTCTGGAAGGGCATTTTCCGCCAATTTAGAGatgcaaaatttgaaaatttccaCTATATTAAGCGAAATTCatatatgttatttttctaTATTGTGGTTACGGCACTGTAGTGTAAATAAAGCTGCTAAAGCTTTTATTCAAAGTTTGTACGATGAATGGTTTTCAGATCAAGTGACAATTCTGTTAAAACAAGGCATTGATCTTGCGGATGTAAAGATTTCCTCAAAGTTGTCAGTTAAAAATCCGTTTAGAAGGATGTAAATTCTGTCAGAAGTAAAAGGAATTGTTCCTTAAATGCTTGTtactgttttttcttgaaaatcccTCCAAAAAGCATAAAAGCTTGCTCATGCTTGTGATTAAATTGAGTTTTATTGCTTCGATAAGTTCGAATTCTGAAGGAGGGAAAGGCAAATATTAGGTCAAAATAAATTCCAAGTCAGTGAGGTTTTGAGTCCTTGGCAtgaaatttcaataaatttttttgtaaaaggacCAGTTGGTTGCCTATAAAATTTTATCAGCAGAGTATAACCTAGATGAGTTTTCGAGAtatatatgtaaatttttaaaatattagaaaatttgtttttggacaaatttattCGTCGGACAAAACTTTACTTGGGACAAAATTTTTCGTCGGACATAATTTTCGTCACTaagaaaaaatttcttcactttgtccGACAAAGTTTTGTCCCATAAGGTATTTGTATTTAGCTCACGGTAGTCGCAACACAGCCTAAGCATCCCATCCTCTTGACCATTCACGGCTGGTTTTGAGTATGAGAACTACGACCGATTTTCATTGAACCGTCCGAAAGCAAATTTTAGCCCGAATCAAAAAAACATCCGTGGGCAAAAATCTCGGCGTgcaagtttaaaattttaaacttgcACGCCGAGCATTTTTCACGCTAATAAAAATAGACCAATTAAAATGCATCTCAAGAGTTTTCGAAGAAACATCAATACGAAGCTTCGAGATTCACTATTTGTTTCTCTGTCTTTaacaaaattaagttttttcttCTAAGTAAAACCTATATCTCACAGCAGCCGTGTTTCGTTACATTTACTTTCACGCTTCCAATCCAATGGTTGGAATTGAAATAAAGAGTATCATCACACTAGGAACCTTCGCtgtaacctcgttcccaagaaCTTTAACTCTTCTTTATTTTATATACTCAGTTAACAAACATATGTTAACGAAGTgggtttgtaaaaaaaaacaaacacataaaccatttttttcatttttcacagtAACTCGCATTTTTGCCAGAAGGGAACAAAAGAATCGTTTTAGGTATGAGCGAGGTCACTTTATTAGTttcctgtttttaaattttagttcatTTGAAAAAAACGTTCTCTGTGCGGTATAAAtgcttataaaattttaaatcatttatttaGCCAAGGGATATGAGAGATAAATAATTAGGCAAGTGTAGATATATGTTATACATTCAAAAAATGCTCTGTTAAACTAATTTCAAGAGTTAACAAAAGCGAAAATGAAAGAAggcaaaaaatgattttacgtGCAAGTGTCAATAGCAGTTTGGTAATGAATGTTCCCATCAGCAAAACGCAAGGGAACAACAGGAAAGGTTAAAGCATCACCTCTGTTTCTCGCTAAAGAGAAATTTACGTTTCAGCGAGCGATATCAGCTGCCATCTTGGAACATGACATCCCAACATCACTGGTTATAGATCTAGATTAAACACCGCTGAGCTATGTTCCTCCAGGAAATTACACCtttagttttaaaagtgaaaagaatGTTCCCATCAAAGGAGTCGATGATAAAATGAAGATAACAGTAACTTATGTCAACAACGCAGCTTTTCTAAATTACTAAAATATCGAAACATTCTTCGtgatttttaacattaaatCATGAGATCGTTGACGTCTGGAAAGGCATTTTCCGCCAATTTAGAGatgcaaaatttgaaaatttccaCTATATTAAGCGAAATTCatatatgttatttttctaTATTGTGGTTACGGCACTGTAGTGTAAATAAAGCTGCTAAAGCTTTTATTCAAAGTTTGTACGATGAATGGTTTTCAGATCAAGTGACAATTCTGTTAAAACAAGGCATTGATCCTGCGGATGTAAAGATTTCCTCAAAGTTGTCAGTTAAAAATCCGTTTAGAAGGATGTAAATTCTGTCAGAAGTAAAAGGAATTGTTCCTTAAATGCTTGTtactgttttttcttgaaaatcccTCCAAAAAGCATAAAAGCTTGCTCATGCTTGTGATTAAATTGAGTTTTATTGCTTCGATAAGTTCGAATTCTGAAGGAGGGAAAGGCAAATATTAGGTCAAAATAAATTCCAAGTCAGTGAGGTTTTGAGTCCTTGGCAtgaaatttcaataaat
The genomic region above belongs to Hydractinia symbiolongicarpus strain clone_291-10 chromosome 4, HSymV2.1, whole genome shotgun sequence and contains:
- the LOC130641703 gene encoding TGF-beta-activated kinase 1 and MAP3K7-binding protein 1-like gives rise to the protein MSMKNHSQLVGALYNWTDDLPVCKQSGVGYQTNHLYRAGGDRGEVSDYEDRSFHFQCPDDCYLYGIIDGHGGFKVAEFAVQKLPAELLLGQLKDDYADREVCAKLQEAFEGVAKGFVDDLINDALMEKMNLEEQMPERMNQGEAFRRFPTLFQRLQELDVQISGGCSAVIALIHKSRLYVANVGDARAVLCRLDENSGEQGVVQLSTDHTISSNSELRRLDSLGLDIEKLQVSGLLTVTRSLGDWALKGGYKNIAELSSAKEEPILSTPSVHGGEQIDASMQFLFMMSEGVYKAYQEATGTPPEQVNNNIAFMVGESIMKQTTIKGVAQSVVDQICLLHSEQYLKSQHKTCIKREDMTLLVRLFSAELGKPIVPFTSVGIKAKKAAVLTPLIIPQPPVQRAFLPSIPHDNVNRQTAGGSPSSPIQQQHSQIRMQSPLTVTVTNNQDFHGEADNNPSMAAYYPQQQTPLPGNSKTNNYSPRNDDTGAQLFRGFTDQQQREFFRPRTDKEAPLLIPKTSESIKSVSVTSNSNKENQESSANTDMEPVQDRTKLFNRPAEPLETDANGRIKAHVSFTEFLKKVDEMGGERVVFSQFLDGKYFGI